In the Halanaerobiales bacterium genome, AGCCAAAGCTGCAGCTAAAGGAGATCAGAAAGCTCTGGATATTTTTGCTAAGGCAGGTTATTATTTAGGGATTGGGATTGCTAACTTAGTAAATATTTTCAATCCAGAAATGATTATCCTGGGTGGAGGAGTTTTGAAAGCCAAAGAATATTTTTTAGATAGGGCCAAAGAAGAATTTAAGAAAAGAGCTCTAAAAGCTCCAGCAGATATAGTAAAAATTAAGGAAGCAGTATTAGAAGATGAGATAGGAGTGAAAGGAGCTATTGCTCTGGCTATGCAAAAAGTGGAGGGATAAAAATATAATGAGAATTATATCATTGCTATGTATTTTTGGTATTTTACTTTCATTTTCATTAGTAGTAGAGGCTGAAGATAATAGTTGGAGCTTTAGAATTGATGATCCAGTAGGAGATGATTATGGTCCGGGGAATTATAGATACCCTGAAGATGAAATATTTTCTTCTCATAAAGGATTATTTGATATAAAAGCTTTTAATATAAAAGAGACTGAAGTTGATTATATATTTGAATTTGAATTTGTAAAATTGACTGATCCCTGGAATAGTAAATTTGGTTTTAGTCATCCCCTTATTGAAATATATATTGATAATCAGGAAAAAGGATCTACTGAACTTTTAGAAGATGGAGCAAATGTTAAATTAGATCAGGAATCCTCCTGGAATAAGGCTTTAAAACTGAGTGGCTGGTGGTTTTTAGCTTATGATTGGGATCAAAAATTTGATGATTTAGTTAGTATAGATGGTAATATTGAATCACGACAGGGGGAAGTAGCCAACAGTAAAATTGAAAAAATTGATAATAAAATTAAGGTTATATTTCCTAAAAAAGTAGTGGGGGAGCTTCAGGGAGCTAATCTTCAACTACTTGTTGGTAGTTTTGATCCTTTTGGACCTGGGTATTATAGATTGATATCTTCTACTCCGCGAAAATGGAACTTTTATGC is a window encoding:
- a CDS encoding ROK family protein, with product AKAAAKGDQKALDIFAKAGYYLGIGIANLVNIFNPEMIILGGGVLKAKEYFLDRAKEEFKKRALKAPADIVKIKEAVLEDEIGVKGAIALAMQKVEG
- a CDS encoding glucodextranase DOMON-like domain-containing protein — its product is MRIISLLCIFGILLSFSLVVEAEDNSWSFRIDDPVGDDYGPGNYRYPEDEIFSSHKGLFDIKAFNIKETEVDYIFEFEFVKLTDPWNSKFGFSHPLIEIYIDNQEKGSTELLEDGANVKLDQESSWNKALKLSGWWFLAYDWDQKFDDLVSIDGNIESRQGEVANSKIEKIDNKIKVIFPKKVVGELQGANLQLLVGSFDPFGPGYYRLISSTPRKWNFYAKGLEKTSKAPRVIDTILPEEIKQERALALENEDGEFKNPQIKSFYLPKSREMLINEFFTSTYFYIICLILAALAIIFRDKINHYFENLLSTNNQNS